The DNA region CGAACCGGCACCGCGCCCCGCCGAGGCACTCCCGGTACACCTGGATCGTCGCGCCCATCTCGCGCAGCGCCTCGGTGAAGCCGAAGCGGTTCTCGTACACCGTCTCGTGGACGATGCTGAGCCCGCTCGCCTGGGTGAGGGCGACGACGAGCGGCTGCTGCCAGTCCGTCATGAAGCCGGGGTGGACGTCGGTCTCCAGCACGATCGAGGACAGGTCGCCGCCGGGGTGCCAGAAGCGGATGCCGTCCTGCTGCACGTCGAAGCGGCCGCCCACCTTCCGGAAGGTGTTGAGGAACGTCATCATCTCCGGCTGCGTGGCGCCCTCGAGGAACACGTCGCCCTTCGTGGCGAGCGCGGCGCACGCCCACGAGGCGGCCTCGATGCGGTCGGTGAGGGCGTAGTGGTCGTAGCCCTCGAGCCGGTCGACGCCCTCGATGCGGATGACCCGCTCGGTGTCGACGCTGATGATGGCGCCCATCTTCTGCAGCACCGCGATGAGGTCGAGGATCTCCGGCTCGGTCGCGGCGTTCTTCAGCTCGGTGACGCCCTCGGCCCGGACGGCGGTGAGCAGCACCTGCTCGGTGGCGCCGACCGAGGGGTACTCCAGCTCGATGCGGGTGCCCGTGAGGCCGTGCGGGGCCGTGATCCGGATGCCGGAGGCGAGCTTGTCGACCGTCGCGCCGAAGCGCCGCAGCGACTCCAGGTGGTAGTTGATCGGCCGGTCGCCGATCCGGCAGCCGCCGAGGTCCGGGATGAACGCCTCGCCGAGGCGGTGCAGCAGCGGTCCGCACAGCAGGATCGGGATGCGGCTCGTGCCGGCGTGGGCGTCGATGTCGGCGCTGTGGGCGCTCTCGACCTCGCTCGGGTCGAGGAGCAGCCCCTCCTCGCCCTGGTTGCTGACGGAGACGCCGTGCAGCTCGAGCAGGCCCGTGACGACGCCGACGTCGCGGATGTCGGGCACGTTCCGCAGCCGGCTCGGGGTCTCGCCGAGCAGCGAGGCCACCATCGCCTTGGACACGAAGTTCTTGGCGCCCCGCAGCCGGATGCGCCCGTGCAGCGGCGAGCCGCCGTGGACGATGAGCGTGTCGGTCACGGCCCCATGGTGGCGCATCGGTGCCGCCGATCCGGCATCCGGCAGGTCAGGGCGGCTCAGGTGTCGTCCCCCGACGTCGTCGAGGCCGTGCCGCCGGCGCCCTCCTGACCGGTGCCGGCCGCGGCGCTGCTCGACGGCGTCGGCGTCGACCGCACCGCCGGGCGGCGCGTGGGCGTCGCGCCGGTCGAGCGCGTGCCCGCCGAGCGGCTCGCCGGAGCGGACTTCCGGGCCGTCGTCCGCTTCGCGGGGGTGCGCGTCGCCGCGCCGGGCGCGGTGGCCTTCGTGACGGTCGGCGTCGTCGTGCCCGACTCGTCCGGCGTGCTCGACGTCGACGCGGCCGGCGGCGTCGCGCCGCTCGCCGTCGCCTTCCTCGCGGTCGCCTTCCTCGCGGTCGTCTTCCTCGCGGCCGTCGTGCCCGCGGTCGTCGTGCCCGCGGTCGTGCTCGCCGAGGTACCCGCCGCCGTCGCCTTCGTCGCCGGGGTCGTCCTCGCGGTCGTCTTCTGCGCGGTCGTCTTCTTCGCGGTCGTCTTCTGCGCGGTCGTCTTCTGCGCCGTCGTCTTCTGCGCCGTCGTCCTCTTCGCGGCCGTCTTCTTCGCGGTCGTCCTGCTGGCGCGCGTGGGCGGCAGCGTGGCGGTCGAGTCGGTGCTGCGGCTGTCCGCGTCGGTCGCGGTCGCCGTGCCGGTCGTCGTCGCCGGCGTCGCCTTCTTCGCCGGCGCCTGCTTCGCCGTCGTCTTCTTCGCGGTCGTCTTCTTCGCGGTCGTCTTCTTCGCCGGCGCCTGCTTCGCCGCCGTCTTCTTCGCGGTCGGGGTGGCGGCCTGCGTCGCCGCCTCGGGCACGCTCGCGCGACCGGAGGTGGTCGGCGTCGTGCTGCGGGGCTCGGCCGGGACCGCCTCGGCGGGGGGCGTGACGGGACGCGCCTTCTTGCCGAACTTCTTCTCGGCCTTGACCTGCGCCTTCTTGGCGACCTTGGCGACCTGCGACCCCTTCTTGCCCTCGGCGACGGCGGCGGCCGCGACGGCGATCGCCTGCACCCCGAGGCCCTTCGCCTCATCGACGAGGACGGCGAAGCCCTTGGCCGGCTCGAACTTCGGCACCGTGACGCCCGCGACGTCGACGTGCTCCTCGCTGGCGGCCCGGTAGGCGCGCTCGAAGGTGCCGAGGCCGCTGACGGCGACCTTCTCCCCGCGGGCCACGGCGTCCGTGATCGCCTCGACGAGGGCGTCGACGGCCTGCTTGGCCTTCTTCTTGTCGCCGATGCGCTCGGCGATGGCGGCGACGAGGTCGCTCCTGTTCACGGCTGCCTCCTGGCCTCGGGCGGTCCTGGCGCCGGTCACGCTACGGGTAGGCCGTCGCCCGGTCCACGCGTGAGCCGCCGAGCGGTGCGCGTGCGAGCGCCTGCGCCCGCACGTAGTCCTGGTCGTAGGACCCGTCCGCCCGCCGCAGCGCCGTCGCGCACGCGGCCACGGCCGCCCGCTCCAGCGCCCGCCGGTCCTCGCCGCGCGGGGCGTCGGGCCCGCGCAGGTACCCGGGCAGGACCTGGCTCACGAGCCACGCCGCCATCGCGTCCCGGTCCGGCAGCGCGCGGCGCTGGCGCACGAGCCGCACGTCGTCGACGACCAGGCCCGCCCCCGCGAGCAGGTCGCCGAGCGTGCGGGCGTCGGGGAAGAACCACGGCGACGGGCCGAGGCCGTGCGCGGCGGCGACGTCGTCGAGCACGGGCCTCGCCGACCCGATCTGCCCGGCGCCGCCCTGGTCGAGCCGCAGCGTGCCGCCGGGCGCGAGCACCCGCGCGAGCCGGTCGTGGGCGCGGGGCTGGTCGGCCTCCGGCACCCAGTGCAGGGTGGCGACGGACACGACGACATCGGCCCAGCCGTCCGGCACGACGGCGTCGAGGTCCTGCACGCGGGCGACCGCGAAGCGGACGTCCGGCCGCGCGCCCCCGGCGCGGGCGACGTCGACCTGCGAGGCCGAGGCGTCGACGCCGAGCACCTCCCCGCCCGGCGCCACGAGGTCCGCCAACGACCGGGTGAGGTCGCCGACCCCGCAGCCGACGTCGAGCACCCGCAGCCCCGCCCGCCACCGCACCGGCGCGAGGACCTCGTCGTCGTGCGCCCGGTGGTGGGCGGTGGCCGCGGCGTAGGAGGTCCCGTCGAACGCCGGGTCGGCGGGGCGGGACGGCCGGGCGGTCACGGCCTGCGGGTCACGGCCGCGCGGTCACGAGGGCGTCGGCAGGGCGGGCAGCGTGGTCGGTCGCCACGCCTCCCGCCGCGCCTCGAAGTCGGCGACCTCGGCCTCGTGGCGCAGCGTGAGCCCGATGTCGTCGAGGCCCTCCATGAGCCGCCAGCGCGTGTAGTCGTCCACCTCCATGGGGCACACGACGTCGGCGCAGCGGACCTGCCGCTGCTCGAGGTCGACGGTCACCTCCAGCCCCGGCTGCTCCTCGAGCAGCTTCCACAGCAGCTCGACGTCCTCCTGCGAGAGGCGGCCGGCGACCAGACCCTGCTTGCCGGCGTTGCCGCGGAAGATGTCGGCGAAGCGCGAGGACAGCACGGCCCGGAAGCCGTAGTCCTTGAGCGCCCAGACCGCGTGCTCGCGCGAGGACCCCGTGCCGAAGTCCGGCCCGGCGACGAGCACGCTGCCTGTGGCGTACGGCTCGCGGTTGAGCACGAAGCCCGGGTCCTGCCGCCACGCCGAGAACAGGCCGTCCTCGAACCCGGTGCGCGAGACCCGCTTGAGGTAGACGGCGGGGATGATCTGGTCGGTGTCGACGTTGCTCGCGCGCAGCGGGACGCCCGTGCCGGTGTGCGTGGTGAACGGCTCCATGACGGTTCCTCCTCAGACCAGGTCGGCGGGGCTCGACAGCGTGCCGCGGACGGCGGTCGCCGCGGCGACGAGCGGGCTCACGAGGTGCGTGCGCCCGCCGCGGCCCTGCCGGCCCTCGAAGTTGCGGTTCGACGTCGAGGCGCTGCGCTCCCCCGGCGACAGCTGGTCGGGGTTCATGCCGAGGCACATCGAGCAGCCGGCGCCGCGCCACTCCGCACCGAACTCCTTGAAGACGACGTCGAGGCCCTCCTCCTCCGCCTGCAGCCGCACGCGGGCCGAGCCGGGCACGACCATGACGCGCAGGTCGGGGTGCTTGTGGCGGCCCTGGACGACCTCGGCCGCGGCGCGCAGGTCCTCGATGCGACCGTTCGTGCACGAGCCGATGAAGACGGTGTCGACCTTGACTTCGCGCATGGGCGTGCCGGCCTGCAGCGCCATGTACTCCAGCGCCCGCTCCGCCGCGGCGCGGGCCGACGGGTCCGGCATCGCGGCGGGGTCCGGCACGCTGGCCGACAGCGGCACGCCCTGACCGGGGTTGGTGCCCCACGTGACGAACGGCTCGATGTCGGCGGCGTCGAGGACGACCTCCTCGTCGAAGACGGCGTCGTCGTCGCTGCGCAGCGTCCGCCAGTACTCGACCGCGGCGTCCCAGTCCGCGCCCTGCGGGGCGTGCGGGCGGCCCCGGAGGTAGTCGAACGTCGTCTCGTCCGGCGCGATCATGCCGGCCCGCGCACCGGCCTCGATCGACATGTTGCAGATGGTCATCCGCGCCTCCATGGACAGGCTGCGGATGGCCTCGCCCCGGTACTCCAGCACGAAGCCCTGGCCGCCGCCGGTGCCGATGCGGGCGATGACGGCGAGGATGATGTCCTTCGCGGTCGAGCCCTCCGGCAGCGCGCCGTCGACCGTGATCGCCATGGTGCGGAACGGGCGCAGCGGCAGCGTCTGCGTCGCGAGGACGTGCTCGACCTCGCTCGTGCCGATCCCGAAGGCGAGGGCGCCGAAGGCGCCGTGGGTCGAGGTGTGGCTGTCGCCGCACACGACCGTCAGGCCCGGCATCGTGAGGCCGAGCTGGGGGCCGACGACGTGGACGATGCCCTGCTCGACGTCGCCGAGCGGGTGCAGCCGGACCCCGAACTCCTCGCAGTTGCTGCGCAGGGTGTCGACCTGCGTGCGGCTCACCGGGTCGGCGATGAGCGTGGTGCGCCCGACGCCCGGGTCGGTGGGGACGTTGTGGTCCTCGGTGGCGATGGTGAGGTCCGGGCGGCGGACGGGGCGGCCGGCCAGCCGCAGGCCCTCGAACGCCTGCGGGCTCGTCACCTCGTGCACGAGGTGCAGGTCGATGTAGAGCAGGTCCGGTTCCTGCCCCTCGCCCTTGCGCACGACGTGCGCGTCCCACAGCTTCTCCGCGAGCGTCCTGCCCATCGGTGTGCCTGCCCTCCTGCGGCCGGTGCGGGCCGCTGCCGAGTGAGCCGATGGTCGCGCCGGCGACTTCGGCGACGCACTTGCCATCCCACTGACCGAGACGGCAGTATCGACTCGTGGACAAGGGTAGCGGAGTCGGCGTCCTGGACAAGGCCGCGGTCGTGCTGGGAGCCCTCGAGGGCGGCCCCGTCACGCTCGCGCAGCTCGTGGAGAGCACGGGCCTCGCCCGTCCCACGGCGCACCGCCTCGCGGTCGCGCTCGAGCACCACCGCCTCGTCGCCCGCGACGGCAACGGCCGCTTCGTCCTCGGCCCCCGGGTCGCGGAGCTCGCGGCCGCCGCGGGCGAGGACCGTCTCTTCGCCGCCGCGCAGCCCGTCCTCGCGGCGTTGCGCGACCACACGGGCGAGAGCGCGCAGGTCTACCGCCGGCAG from Aquipuribacter sp. SD81 includes:
- a CDS encoding class I SAM-dependent methyltransferase; this translates as MTARPSRPADPAFDGTSYAAATAHHRAHDDEVLAPVRWRAGLRVLDVGCGVGDLTRSLADLVAPGGEVLGVDASASQVDVARAGGARPDVRFAVARVQDLDAVVPDGWADVVVSVATLHWVPEADQPRAHDRLARVLAPGGTLRLDQGGAGQIGSARPVLDDVAAAHGLGPSPWFFPDARTLGDLLAGAGLVVDDVRLVRQRRALPDRDAMAAWLVSQVLPGYLRGPDAPRGEDRRALERAAVAACATALRRADGSYDQDYVRAQALARAPLGGSRVDRATAYP
- the murA gene encoding UDP-N-acetylglucosamine 1-carboxyvinyltransferase; this encodes MTDTLIVHGGSPLHGRIRLRGAKNFVSKAMVASLLGETPSRLRNVPDIRDVGVVTGLLELHGVSVSNQGEEGLLLDPSEVESAHSADIDAHAGTSRIPILLCGPLLHRLGEAFIPDLGGCRIGDRPINYHLESLRRFGATVDKLASGIRITAPHGLTGTRIELEYPSVGATEQVLLTAVRAEGVTELKNAATEPEILDLIAVLQKMGAIISVDTERVIRIEGVDRLEGYDHYALTDRIEAASWACAALATKGDVFLEGATQPEMMTFLNTFRKVGGRFDVQQDGIRFWHPGGDLSSIVLETDVHPGFMTDWQQPLVVALTQASGLSIVHETVYENRFGFTEALREMGATIQVYRECLGGARCRFGQRNFQHSAVISGPAKLHSADITVPDLRGGFSHLIAALAAEGTSRVHGIGLIDRGYEHFGDKLAALGAMVERG
- a CDS encoding HU family DNA-binding protein, coding for MNRSDLVAAIAERIGDKKKAKQAVDALVEAITDAVARGEKVAVSGLGTFERAYRAASEEHVDVAGVTVPKFEPAKGFAVLVDEAKGLGVQAIAVAAAAVAEGKKGSQVAKVAKKAQVKAEKKFGKKARPVTPPAEAVPAEPRSTTPTTSGRASVPEAATQAATPTAKKTAAKQAPAKKTTAKKTTAKKTTAKQAPAKKATPATTTGTATATDADSRSTDSTATLPPTRASRTTAKKTAAKRTTAQKTTAQKTTAQKTTAKKTTAQKTTARTTPATKATAAGTSASTTAGTTTAGTTAARKTTARKATARKATASGATPPAASTSSTPDESGTTTPTVTKATAPGAATRTPAKRTTARKSAPASRSAGTRSTGATPTRRPAVRSTPTPSSSAAAGTGQEGAGGTASTTSGDDT
- the leuC gene encoding 3-isopropylmalate dehydratase large subunit; this translates as MGRTLAEKLWDAHVVRKGEGQEPDLLYIDLHLVHEVTSPQAFEGLRLAGRPVRRPDLTIATEDHNVPTDPGVGRTTLIADPVSRTQVDTLRSNCEEFGVRLHPLGDVEQGIVHVVGPQLGLTMPGLTVVCGDSHTSTHGAFGALAFGIGTSEVEHVLATQTLPLRPFRTMAITVDGALPEGSTAKDIILAVIARIGTGGGQGFVLEYRGEAIRSLSMEARMTICNMSIEAGARAGMIAPDETTFDYLRGRPHAPQGADWDAAVEYWRTLRSDDDAVFDEEVVLDAADIEPFVTWGTNPGQGVPLSASVPDPAAMPDPSARAAAERALEYMALQAGTPMREVKVDTVFIGSCTNGRIEDLRAAAEVVQGRHKHPDLRVMVVPGSARVRLQAEEEGLDVVFKEFGAEWRGAGCSMCLGMNPDQLSPGERSASTSNRNFEGRQGRGGRTHLVSPLVAAATAVRGTLSSPADLV
- the leuD gene encoding 3-isopropylmalate dehydratase small subunit produces the protein MEPFTTHTGTGVPLRASNVDTDQIIPAVYLKRVSRTGFEDGLFSAWRQDPGFVLNREPYATGSVLVAGPDFGTGSSREHAVWALKDYGFRAVLSSRFADIFRGNAGKQGLVAGRLSQEDVELLWKLLEEQPGLEVTVDLEQRQVRCADVVCPMEVDDYTRWRLMEGLDDIGLTLRHEAEVADFEARREAWRPTTLPALPTPS